One part of the Vicia villosa cultivar HV-30 ecotype Madison, WI linkage group LG6, Vvil1.0, whole genome shotgun sequence genome encodes these proteins:
- the LOC131614197 gene encoding uncharacterized protein LOC131614197 — protein sequence MITNVPSMVDKWLLSIKPYLNDSDNVIVGLDVECLLAKRRGMPNTAAVLQLCIGGECLIFQILHASFIPESLINFLGNKNYKFVGVGIKDGVDKLLRDFSLRVVSFVDLRTLAAIKMSDKALKFAGLKTLALRVGGIEIEKPKKITLSNWSNFPLTLKQVEYACLDAFISFEVGRLLFLL from the coding sequence ATGATTACAAATGTTCCTTCCATGGTCGACAAATGGCTTTTAAGCATCAAGCCTTACCTCAACGACAGCGACAACGTCATCGTCGGGTTGGATGTTGAATGTCTCCTCGCCAAACGTCGCGGTATGCCAAACACGGCTGCTGTCCTTCAACTTTGCATCGGTGGAGAATgtcttatttttcaaattttacacGCCTCGTTTATTCCAGAATCACTCATTAATTTTTTGGGCAACAAAAACTACAAGTTTGTCGGTGTTGGAATCAAAGACGGCGTGGACAAGCTTCTTAGAGATTTCTCCTTGCGTGTTGTAAGCTTTGTTGATCTTCGCACACTTGCTGCAATAAAGATGAGTGACAAAGCTTTGAAATTTGCAGGGCTTAAAACATTGGCTCTTCGCGTTGGTGGTATAGAGATTGAGAAACCAAAGAAAATTACATTGAGTAATTGGAGTAATTTTCCACTTACTCTTAAGCAAGTTGAATATGCATGTCTTGATGCTTTTATCTCTTTTGAGGTTGGAAGACTTCTTTTCTTATTATag
- the LOC131614198 gene encoding 3'-5' exonuclease-like, whose product MITNVPSMVDKWLLIIKPYLNDSDNVIVGLDVECLLAKRRGMPNTAAVLQLCIGGECLIFQILHASFIPESLINFFGNKNYKFVGVGIKDDVDKLLRDFSLRVVSFVDLRTLAAIKMSDKALKFAGLKTLALRVGGIEIEKPKKITLSNWSNFPLTLKQVEYACLDAFISFEVGRLLFLL is encoded by the coding sequence ATGATTACAAATGTTCCTTCCATGGTCGACAAATGGCTTTTAATCATCAAGCCTTACCTCAACGACAGCGACAACGTCATCGTCGGGTTGGATGTTGAATGTCTCCTCGCCAAACGTCGCGGTATGCCAAACACGGCTGCTGTCCTTCAACTTTGCATCGGTGGAGAATgtcttatttttcaaattttacacGCCTCGTTTATTCCAGAATCACTCATTAATTTTTTTGGCAACAAAAACTACAAGTTTGTCGGTGTTGGAATCAAAGACGACGTGGACAAGCTTCTTAGAGATTTCTCCTTGCGTGTTGTAAGCTTTGTTGATCTTCGCACACTTGCTGCAATAAAGATGAGTGACAAAGCTTTGAAATTTGCAGGGCTTAAAACATTGGCTCTTCGTGTTGGTGGTATAGAGATTGAGAAACCAAAGAAAATTACATTGAGTAATTGGAGTAATTTTCCACTTACTCTTAAGCAAGTTGAATATGCATGTCTTGATGCTTTTATCTCTTTTGAGGTTGGAAGACTTCTTTTCTTATTATAG